One Oceanithermus desulfurans genomic region harbors:
- the nusG gene encoding transcription termination/antitermination protein NusG, which produces MSIEWYAVHTYVGYEDKVKENLEKRARALGMQDKIFQVLIPTEEIVEHREGGKKETVYRKLFPGHVFVQMDLGDNPEDPNEAWEVVRNTPGVTGVVGTSEGGKYRPVPLTPDEVQRILEVSGLAGRKESPKPQVTFKEGDVVRVVSGPFADFTGVVSEINPERNKVKVLVSIFGRETPVELDFSQVVRA; this is translated from the coding sequence ATGAGCATCGAATGGTACGCGGTCCACACCTACGTCGGTTACGAGGACAAGGTCAAGGAGAACCTTGAAAAGCGTGCCCGCGCCTTGGGTATGCAGGACAAGATCTTCCAGGTCCTGATCCCGACCGAAGAGATCGTCGAACACCGCGAAGGCGGCAAGAAGGAGACGGTCTACCGCAAGCTCTTCCCGGGCCACGTCTTCGTACAGATGGACCTGGGCGACAACCCCGAGGACCCCAACGAGGCCTGGGAGGTGGTGCGCAACACCCCGGGCGTGACCGGCGTGGTGGGCACCAGCGAGGGCGGCAAGTACCGTCCGGTCCCGCTCACCCCCGACGAGGTGCAGCGCATCCTCGAGGTGAGCGGCCTGGCGGGGCGCAAGGAAAGCCCCAAGCCCCAGGTCACCTTCAAGGAAGGCGACGTGGTGCGGGTGGTCAGCGGACCCTTCGCCGACTTTACCGGCGTGGTCAGCGAGATCAACCCCGAGCGCAACAAGGTCAAGGTCCTGGTTTCGATCTTCGGTCGCGAAA